attgcattaacaaaacataaaagaatattatatactatataaaataattttctttatttataaataaaagattaataactttaaataagcatttagtgaccaaatttaattttaaaaggtgtaaattatttatgacatcataattaaaataaagattttttaagtaaaattatAGACTTGACACAtcacattttttctaaaaatacttttaaaaaacaattgtcttttatttattatatagattTCACGTTAAAGAGTCTTCACAAAATAGATTTCCCATTAAACTCTTTGATGAGAAACCCTCTGTAATGTCCAATGATATTGACTAAATATAAAGACAATAAGTTCAAATACTTATAagataataaatgaatatatatttttgttttcaaaaaagaaagaaatagcaaaaatgaaatacatataaaataatatttaagaagttttgatattttaaattcaaaacaTAGATTCGAGGTGATCTCAAATCAGGTACTTAATATTGTTTCTATGTTGATACATATAGTTTAATAATATATACGACATTTCAATTTAAttttggtattattattattattttgtttttagatacatatataaatattagatattagataaatattatataaaaagtttagagatgacacataagattgagtcctatgtggcaattttataaaatagctttaaatttttAGAGGCCTTAAAATCGTTCggatttttactgttttaataattatatagatatagatagatatacatatatatatatatagattaaaatatGTCAAAAAATAATTAACCAAATAAATACCATCACATACAGCATTAGTTTGAcgaaaataattacaaaaagtttttgaaaaccaaaGTTATTGTATTGACCGAGTTAGTTAACTTTTGGGTTAAGTATCTagaagtgtaagtaacttttacattttttcctattgtgtgaatgtaactttcatttggttcattgtatgtaactaacccgttaaatttgaacgattaatgtaaaatttttatgttGAACAATCAAAAACTTCTGTATGACAGCTCATATCgtgtgccacgtatacacttttacattaatcgttcaatttaacgagttagttacatacaatgaacaaaatgaaagttatattatattcacacaatagaaaaaatgtaaaagttatttacaCTCCCAGATACTAATAAACCCTTCACTTTTTTGTCAAACGGGTAACTTTGGCTGATACTTTATATGGacttttattatctttttcatcTTTGATATTAACATTTGTACTTACTCTCTCTTTTAGATGGGAAATTAATTGGTAATCATTTTTGGTAACAAATTAATTACACTCGTTTGAACACGGTTTGGTATTAAGATATGTATAATTATGTAAGATAGATGCATTGAAAATTTGGCATGGTATGAATGCATATATATCATTCTTAAAATGGTATAAACACATAGATCATGATCAAATTATGAAGCTTTGTAACTTATATTCTCATAGATAGCTTTTGTCCCAATAATGTAGAGATCATTCCTTGAACAATAGTAGCTATAAAGTTACGCGAGATGAAGCTAtaagtaaaaatgtttaagaaATACCTTATTTAGTAACTGTCCCTAAAAagcattttattcttttttttttcttctttcccatatTCTAGTTCtagtataaacaaaaaatggCTCATTGGTAAGGTATATGACCTTAGTGTATTCCACTAAAGTTTGAGTCTTAATCGAGTTTTTTTCGAACTTATAGAGTTTCATCTCATGCATGCATTTAAATTAGGAGTAAGGATAGATTAGTTTGTcgttcaaataataaaataaaatgtgtgTAATATTTAGTTCATAGCAAAAACACCATACTTAGAATCTAAAAGAAAATGTGTATCGATTTATCAAAATGAAAGCATCCATATAAGAACATAAATGTATTGATATCTCTAAATTAAGCTATCTTTAAATTTGCACTTCTCTGTACTAAACTTTAATTGTTGGATAGGTTCATATGCTTAATTAGCATGGAGAAGTACGTGCAGCTCGGGatgtatttataatttatttattgaaacaTATTTCATGCACTAAAGTAAACAAAAATGTTTTAATGTTGACTAACTAGCTTATTGTACGGGGATCTACGTGAACATGGAGGTAAAAGTTTTTCATGAGTTTTTTTAAagctttaattttcaattttaagcAATAAGTTCCTATCATGTTAAAAGTTTCGTTtggatataattatttttagcttttatttggagcaaaaaaaaaaatccaaaatggAATGAAGACCTTTTagttttgatgaaacttttaatttttaaaatcacaaaTAACTTTTCAGTTACAACTATAGTTATCATACCAAACATCTATAGATAATAAAAGCTTCAATTTTACTTAAAGATACAGGTTACAGCTCCAACTAAAAAACTATATCTATTTTTGCCAAAAGTAATTCGGAAGTTATCGAATTTGACATAATTAGTTTGGTTTAGGCCAAAACTATAGATACCATAAATGTACAATTCAACTGTTAAGTTGAGGCAAAGACTGGCAAGTGGCAAGTGTCATTTTATAGAAAAAAGACACGTTATTTGCCTGTGTAACGTAAACAGAGTATTGGCACTCATCTTTTATGTGACTTGTGTTTTATGTTATCACACCCATCAAGTTCCAAGTTACCACATAGTCAAATTACATAATAAATTGAGTTAGACAATATGTTCATCTTAACTAAAGttgataaaatcaaataaaaacatctAACTTCTAACCAGCTTCAGATCAGATCCCCCTACAATCAATGGCCCATATTGGCAATCCATGTTATTTAGACATCATGATGtgtgatttatatttatatttatattttgaactACAACTATCATTAATGAAGTAACACCTAATGTCATTTTTTACAGGTTTTGAGTCTCAATATCATTTTTGTCGGTGTATATGGGGATTAAGATGTAGACGGCTAACCCCCCGACATCATTATGCGTAGGGGCTAAATCTGGAAATAGTCTCTCTCTACCAATGGCATCGTTGACATTATAAATAACTAAACTAAACACAAACCGGGTAATTCGCAAGTATCCAAcaccttttatataaaaaatcaagtttAACAAAAAGGTGGTTAATTATGTGGTGTCATAACAAGAACTTGAGCTCAAGCTCCACCATTTACGCTTAGATAATAAGAACTTACACATCTAGATAATAGAAGTTACGCACGGGAATATCCATAAACATCTAGTATAAGTTATGGTTACTAATCTTCAAGCTCGATAATCTTGACAACAGAGTCATCACCAACTTTCTGGCAAACAACAACACGATCATGCGACTTTATGACACCAATCTTCCTGCCATGATCCAATGCAACTTTTAGAACCGTCTCATTGGTGGCACTTGTTGATTCAGCCTACAAAAAACATTGTTTAAACTTAATGTTAGAACAGAGGGATTTCCAAAACAGAGTGATTTCAAAGTGGATTGGTGGAAAGAAGAAATTTTCTTACAGGGTGTCGAGGATCCGCCAGCATCGGAAAAAGACCTCTAATGATGAGTGATTGCCTTGCCTTCTCGTAAAAATCAGCAAAAATTACAGGAGGATCAGTTGCCTTGAACAATATAATGGGGTGAGATAAATGATATGCATAAATCAGAATATCAGAGGTAGAAGTTACAAAATCAGCAAGCCGGGCTGATTGGGAATAGGTTAAAACTTGTATACTTTGGCATGGGTTACGAGTCAGGTCATGTTGTTTTGTCCAAACTTTTGTAAAATTCAAGTAGTGTCAAATATCATAACAACAAGGATTCTTTTTAAGTGATGATCTAGACTTTTGGATTGAAATAGTTTCTAAGATCTTGTGTATTAAGAATGCACAATTGGCGACATTACACCTGTTTCATGCTGTATTCATTTTTGACTCGTTACAGACAtgtgcccgcgcgatgcagcggtgtGGCGGCGGCGACGAGTTGTGACAGTGGCGATGGCGTTGGTGGCGGAGACCGACAATCCCGCTGGGCGAAAGGAGACAccattctctttctttcttcaagGGCGGTGGCgtgattattattgaaaaagtaattgatgtgaaGGGGGTAGTGTATTCATTTTAATGGTTGAAGGatgtatgttataaataatttcagtaagggtattataggtatattaggtagagataattaaattaatgaataaagaagaggggAATTTTGGGTTTATTAAGTtcttttttgagaaatttggaTGGAGTAAATGGTTTATAAGGTggtatatatattgtagttGCATATCAGCCAAGAGAAGAATGTTTTACCATTTACAGCTaatgattttatattatatactttgaCAGCCATTTGTCACTTTGTCAGTAACATTTTAATCACCTAAACTAGATTAATATTCAAACCAATTGAACTGAATTTCCAATGTTTAAACATAGCACGTCATTAAGAGCAAACTTTACAGGCGTATTCAGcacaaaatatgtatatatattactcgtaatatagtTTTTCAAGTGATAGCTTGACATGTTATGTGTTTTGTGTATATAAGTTTCACTCAAAAGAATGTTTACGGGTCAACTTTATAAAGGAAAAGTATCTAATAGGGTGATATCAATTTTACCTCATAAGCACCAGTAAATGTCCATCGAAGTTGATTCGTTTTGAGACGTGGTATAACCACAGATAGCACCGGCATGGTAGGCCTGTACTTGGCAATTAACCTGCACATTTCATAACAGTTCAATTCACACATTGTAGTCCATTTAGTTTATAAATCGAGAACATAAAACAACCTTATATACTTATTATCAAACACACCACACACCTTGCAGCTCTTCCAGATGATGTGAAGCAAATGATAACAGATGCTTTCACTTTGATGGCAGCACGAACCTAAGTAGATTCCAAGAAGTTAATACTCTACAAAATGTCAAAATGATCATTCAAAGGGAACATATTATAGACACTGAAGTTAATTACCGCAGAAGAAGCAATAGATTCCAAGTGGCTCATTGGTTCACCGACGTATTTTACAGTCTTCTTGAAATATGAATCTTGATTGTACACTTTCTCAGACTGCATACATGAAGACCAGCAGGTGAAGTTTTTAGAAATGCTGTTCCACTAATGAAATACTACACTATACGCTCTTTCTCAGATACTATTTGATATTAAAGAAACTAAAGGAAAGATAAAATCTGATGTAACAAGGTCCATGATAAGTGTATGCATGGATGTAGATGTAAAAGAGATGGTAAGGATTGttaataaagcaaaaaaaaaaaattaatacctCGCCACAAATTTTACCAACAATAGAAATGCTCTCAACAGGGTACAGCCCCCTCATTGTCTCTGCACCTAGAAGGATTGCATCAGCACCTGATgcaaatcaataaattacacaAACATAAGACGAGTTATTCATATATTTAGAGGGTCTTAGTatgatttaaaagtaaatatatagaaCATTGTATAATCGATATCAAATAATAGTTGTATTATAACATGTAGTGGAAATAGCGCTTGGGTGTGTGTATACTGTTTGAGTTGTACTGTTCAGAATTTTGAACGTTTTACTGTATTCAGTGACAAAGTTGGACATGTTTTCTGAACAAGAGCAAAACTCCCTTAATTAGTTTAGGAAAGGGTAAACAGATTATTTAATCATCAGTTCCGTTACATATGGTATGAAGCTGATTATTTGATCCCTAAAGAATCACATAATCGGAAGCAGAGCCCGCTAAGTCGCAATACTTAGTTCTAAGTTCCAAAATGCAGATCCGAACACCCCGCTAAAAATGGATTACTTGACCTCCTGATTATTGCTACACCAAAATCGGGGTTGGTAAACTTAGCTACTTTACATGCACCAAACATTAGAAATAGGCATATATAGAAGCATTAAGTCACTTCATTGTAGACAGTGTTGTAAATATCGGATTTATCGGCCGACATATCGGCGATATATTGGTTATCGGCCCTTCACCAATAAGAAAAATGACTTATCAGGAAATTTATCGTTTTAGTCGGTCAAACTCGGCACTTATCGGTCCATATTGGTCAAAAAAAttgaccaatttttttttaaaaaaaaaaaaggtttttatcaaatattagggTTTATTACTTTCTTTAAATCAAATTTTTCTAGCtgattttaaattaattctttaatttttgagtttatctttaataatcttttaatttctagttgtaaattgtaattactTTCTTTACTACCGTTTTTCCCTTTTGAATATAGGCTATAGATACTTAAATTTCGAAACtttaattgtaattattttcttttctatagttttatattctaattattGATGTATTGCATTAcaaattgtttatttgttagtatatatataaattttagataaattccTTTACATTTTAGGGTATCCGATATATCCTATTTATCGCTTATCGGGGGTCGGCCGATAAGAAACCGAtaaccgatatttacaaccttgattGTAGAACTTGATACTTACCGTCTAAGACGGCATTGGCAACATCAGTAGCCTCGGCACGCGTGGGCCTTAGGTTGTCAGTCATACTATCAACAACACGAGTAACAACTGCTGGTTTCCCAGCCATGTTGCATTTATATACAGCCGCCTTTTGAAACAAAAACACCTGTGTATCAACAAGGAAGTCTGTTCAGAGGCTTGATCTTTTTTTAGTAACATGACTTCCTCTTTTGCGACTTAAACAACAGTTTATCTTGAGGCAAATGGCATAAAAAGGTAAAGAACCTTGCTTTGGTTTCTGTTTGACAACCATTCATGATTTTACCATAAAGGCAAAGCAACTTTCAGAAACCTTGGTAAAGACGCCAAACGTTTCAAATTTTAATAGCATGTCAACATGGCAATGGAAAACCAAATGAACAATGATAACTTTTGGAAAGTTTGAGCCTTTAGTGAATGCAATTCAAGTGTTGCCCGAAGCGTAGATCAAACCAAATCTTGTTACTTCTTATGCAATTTGCATTGGATTTTTTAACTGaaggctttttgtttttgttatcttgttttgactttttattcCAAGGGATGAGATAATTGAAGCAACCAAAAAGTAAAAGCTAACCTTCTCTGGTGGAAGGTCTATTCCCAAATTCCCTCTAGCAAGGATAATCCCATCTGCTTCCTGAAGGATTTCATCAAAGTTTACTAGTCCCTGCACAGTATATGGAAcacaagtttaaaaaaaaactgacaTGAAGATAGAGGCATAACTTCGAGATTGTATGAAAAATATAACCAGTAAGGATCTCACCTCTACATTTTCAATCTTTGCAAATATCTGAGTTTGACTGAGGTCACCTAATTTAGAAAGATATTCACGAGCCTGCAACCATCAAAATATATAGATTGTGTACGCTAGTTAGAAACTAATGTGTGTTTTAAGCTCCTAATGCCGTATAGAAAATAGCAGGTCAAAATTACACACTTCTCGAATATCTTGACCACTGCGGGTATGTGACAAAGATAGAAAGTCAACATTGTTTTTGACTCCCCATGTGTTGATAACCTACAATCAATTATAAGAAACCAGACAACATAATTAACATTGTTAAGGCAATAGCAATATTAACTCACTCACTGGTTTGAAAACAATCGTGATCAAAGTCTTAGTTGAAATGGTTTACCTCCTTATCTTTATCAGGGAGTGTGGGTAAATCGATATGAACTTGAGAGACATGTAAAGTGTACAACGTCCCAGCAAGAACAGCAGAGTTCTTTATCAGGCAAACAACATCGTCACCTCTTACCTCCTTGACCTGCATTGCACAAGAAAACACTTAATCAAGAATTTTAAGTAAATCATATTTCACAAAAATTACAGTATGTAGGTTCTGTAGGTATTATTATACACCCAATAGGGAGAAACACTGTACACAAGTATCAGTCATTAGATTGGATATCTATAATTAAGTTTGCGTTTTCTTTTGTTACAAAGTGCCAAGCTTCTATTAGAGTCTTAGGCAATGACAATAGTAGGTGATTTTATTGAATAGTTCACAATAAATCACTTTTTACATATGGAAAGTAGTGCATCTAAGTCTAAGTACGAGGTAAAATGTGTACTACCGGTATCAATTAATGGCAAAAGTTTCTGAAAGATGATAATTATCTCTACTTGATTGTACACAAAGTCACAAACATTCTGGTTTTTCACTGCCGCTTACCTCAAGCCAAACAGATGTCGTCTCGCTTCCTGTAAACAAGTATTGGCCAAGGAAAATGGTGCCACCCCCCTTTACTGCCTGGAAACACAATTTCAGAGACATAAGCACATAGGATATAGAGATGAACAAAATAGCTTAACTATTCACGAAACCATGAACGTGCATCTAATTCTTTCCAGTTTTACAAATCATCTATTTAACCAGAATCACTGGTATCACTATGCATGTGAAACTCTATCTAACCtagtatgtatttttaaatgttaaCTCTGCCCCAAAATAACGAATTATTACCTTAGCTAGTCCACCGAAATTTATTGGCAATAGATTTGAAGTTGCCTCTTTATCTTGATCCGGTGTTAAAACAACGAGCGAACCTTCCTCAAGAGGTATAGGCTGATCACCTTTGTTGACTACAAGTAGCTCGGGGCCAATAGTATCTAACATAACCtgatattgataaaataaagaTCAAATTTATTTTCCTCAGATTCATTACCTTAAAAACAGGAATTCAAATCTTTGCTTCTTACTTCTAAAAACATATGACTTTTCATTGGATAAACTAAGTAAAGGGACTTACAGCACACAACTTCTTCGTTTGCTTAATAGCGATTTTCAAATTCTCCAATGTCTCCTGGTGATACTCAGCATCACCCCATGTGAAATCAAATCGCGCAACTACAAGAAAATTACTAACAACATCACAAAAAGGAACTTAAATAATGTCCTCCCCCCATAACCCAAACAAGGAAATACCTCATCCATATGAATACCAaccaattttttcaaaatttttgtttatGCTGTGTGTTAATCACCATATGTTGTAATCAGTCATTTTTAAAGATGACTGTGAATTTAACCAGATAAACAAGCTgctaataacccatatataatttgataaaataatattGTATGCATACATAACATAAAACTATATAGATATTTTCTAAATTGGTATCCTTAATTTTTGAgatagaaaagaaaacaaaatcaaacatcaaattatatatttagttttaggAAAATAAGGTTGAAAAACATCACTATCTAGTTGACtttctttaaacaaaaaaacaaacactcactcactcactcaacaaaacataaaaaacataattCTATTTCCTAAACTTACAATAACACAAGATCCATCcataatatagtaatatatatgtgtatatatataaaatagaaagatACCAGACATTCCAGCCATGAGACACTTGGAAATAACTTCAACAGATCTTGATTTGGGTCCTAGTGTTCCAACTATCTTTGTCATTGATGGAAAATAACTCTGTACGGTAACACTGCTACATTaacatgtgtgtatatatatatagatataatatatttagatatgtaaaaaaggagaaaaggaagaaagacTAACAGGTCTAGATGGctcaagaatggaagccatacGTATAGGTTCTTCAAGCAGTAAGTGGTTTGAGTTCATTTTAATTTGCCAATGAAAAAAatggaatttttttattttttgggggGATAATGAGAAGCAGAGTATAGTAGCagttaattttgttttgattggGGGGATGAAAAATCACAAAACacgaatgaatgaatgaaagatTTAAAAGGTGTCGGGGATGGAGTTGTTGTTTAGTCACTTTCTCTACCTGTGTGTTCTGTATTTGACCCACTCACTcattgtttctttctttctttgttttcttaaaCAATGGTCCTTCCTATTGGTTTTAACTgccattttttttgtctttttcttttaggcCTCTGATTACGAGCGTAAATATGTTTTTTGGTTTCAAAAGGATCACACAAATACGTCGAGTAAACATTTGTATACGTTTAAGTCAAATCTCTCCTTCTCTCAACGAACTtagaataaaaataacatactTCCAGTTTACTAAGGTTGTGTTTAACTTCTCGTACAAAGGTTGTGTTTAACTTCTCGTACAAAGTGAGCATATATTGTCACGGctcatttattttttactttttacttttaaccATGAACTTTATGGTAACTTGTTTTTGGTGTGTCCTACATATATGTTAATATGGTGTTTGTTTATTTACATCTTTAATTTTCCATAGATTTTAAGGGCATAATCTTAGCCCTTGGATTatgtatactatattataaagcagattccttccagattttcaacatcgaattgaaattttcaatattgattttaagtacatccccaaaatacctctctcatctattctacatttatctaaaataaccataataccctttctctctcctcaaagctaaaccaatcatcttttttctctcacctccataaatcatttattcctccaattcatttaaaatcttttatctcaaaaactgtacatcgataaattataaaaattgtatgtgtgttcttaaaatttcatgctcttttattagagatgtcattcgatgtACTTCCGACGAATTTTTAAAATCGAGGATAGagtccgtacggctaagacatttgaccaTCATACTTAATGACCTAGgaatcaccaccaccatttcaccgccgcaaagcacgggtacttgctctcgttcctatgaatggttgagattaacATTTACctctaattaaaaatataacacGGAGGGGTATATTTGTAgtttacactaaaaaaaaagaactttatCTTCCATTTCTCTTATTCTCTTTTCTCTTGATCAAAACACACGCACACACAGACAcactctctccctctcttctcCTCCTTGGACggtgaccaccaccaccgccaccgccatatccgaccaccgccgccaccagcACCGCCACTACAATCTGGATCTTCATCTCAAACCACTAGCAACAACAATAAATGGAATATgatgttttaaatattattagagtgatattttatgtatttatgtttttatataaaaaatggataaacaaactatttttatccatgatttgtagtttttttctcttatttttgttttttcaaatgataagaagttgtattgttggttgttgttgtttaaaatttttataaataatattgcCCACAaattgatgaaatgtctaaatcaaAGTGTATgtattaaatcaaatttgattatatacgtatttgCTGATTGTATAGCCAATTAAACTTGATTGTACATAGATTTattctaaattttgaatttgttaaatttgtgttttgtaatttGATCACTATATATTTGTGaagtgttaatagttaattcaACTTTCCTA
The Erigeron canadensis isolate Cc75 chromosome 2, C_canadensis_v1, whole genome shotgun sequence DNA segment above includes these coding regions:
- the LOC122588434 gene encoding pyruvate kinase 1, cytosolic-like translates to MNSNHLLLEEPIRMASILEPSRPSYFPSMTKIVGTLGPKSRSVEVISKCLMAGMSVARFDFTWGDAEYHQETLENLKIAIKQTKKLCAVMLDTIGPELLVVNKGDQPIPLEEGSLVVLTPDQDKEATSNLLPINFGGLAKAVKGGGTIFLGQYLFTGSETTSVWLEVKEVRGDDVVCLIKNSAVLAGTLYTLHVSQVHIDLPTLPDKDKEVINTWGVKNNVDFLSLSHTRSGQDIREAREYLSKLGDLSQTQIFAKIENVEGLVNFDEILQEADGIILARGNLGIDLPPEKVFLFQKAAVYKCNMAGKPAVVTRVVDSMTDNLRPTRAEATDVANAVLDGADAILLGAETMRGLYPVESISIVGKICGESEKVYNQDSYFKKTVKYVGEPMSHLESIASSAVRAAIKVKASVIICFTSSGRAARLIAKYRPTMPVLSVVIPRLKTNQLRWTFTGAYEARQSLIIRGLFPMLADPRHPAESTSATNETVLKVALDHGRKIGVIKSHDRVVVCQKVGDDSVVKIIELED